A single region of the Neisseriaceae bacterium genome encodes:
- the atpD gene encoding F0F1 ATP synthase subunit beta: MSQGKIVQIVGAVVDVEFPRDSIPKVFDALKLVDKNLTLEVQQQLGDGVVRTIAMGSSDGLKRGLMVENTGNPITVPVGIETLGRIMDVLGDPVDEGGPIGAKKSRAIHQLAPRFDELSSSTEILETGIKVIDLLCPFAKGGKVGLFGGAGVGKTVNMMELINNIAKAHSGLSVFTGVGERTREGNDFYHEMKESNVLDKVTMVYGQMNEPPGNRLRVALTGLTMAEYFRDEKDESGKGRDVLLFIDNIYRYTLAGTEVSALLGRMPSAVGYQPTLAEEMGRLQERITSTQTGSITSIQAVYVPADDLTDPSPATTFAHLDATVVLSRDIASLGIYPAVDPLDSSSRQLDPDVLGDEHYQVARQVQATLQKYKELQDIIAILGMDELSDEDRMIVMRARKIQRFLSQPFHVAEVFTGSPGKYVSLKDTIAGFKGILNGDYDYLPEQAFYMVGSIEEAIEKGKTLN; this comes from the coding sequence ATGAGCCAAGGTAAAATCGTGCAAATTGTTGGGGCGGTAGTGGATGTTGAGTTTCCTCGTGATTCAATACCTAAAGTTTTTGATGCATTAAAGTTAGTTGATAAAAATTTAACGCTAGAAGTACAACAACAGTTAGGTGATGGTGTTGTGCGAACTATTGCAATGGGTAGTTCAGATGGATTAAAACGTGGACTAATGGTTGAAAACACAGGAAATCCAATTACTGTTCCTGTCGGAATTGAAACTTTAGGTAGAATTATGGATGTGTTGGGAGATCCTGTGGATGAAGGAGGCCCGATTGGCGCAAAAAAAAGTCGTGCAATTCATCAGTTAGCACCCAGATTTGATGAATTATCCAGTTCAACCGAGATATTAGAGACTGGCATTAAAGTTATTGATTTATTATGTCCTTTTGCTAAGGGGGGTAAGGTTGGCTTATTTGGAGGAGCTGGTGTTGGTAAAACGGTCAATATGATGGAATTGATTAATAATATTGCCAAGGCACATAGTGGGCTTTCTGTTTTTACTGGAGTGGGGGAGAGAACTCGTGAGGGCAATGATTTCTATCATGAAATGAAGGAGTCTAATGTATTAGACAAAGTGACCATGGTCTATGGGCAAATGAATGAACCTCCAGGAAATCGTTTGCGGGTCGCGTTAACTGGTTTAACCATGGCAGAATATTTTCGTGATGAAAAAGATGAGTCAGGAAAAGGACGTGATGTATTATTGTTTATTGATAATATCTATCGTTATACTTTAGCAGGAACTGAAGTATCTGCTTTATTAGGGCGTATGCCTTCTGCTGTTGGTTACCAACCTACATTAGCTGAAGAGATGGGGCGTTTACAAGAGCGTATTACTTCAACACAAACTGGTTCTATTACTTCGATTCAAGCGGTTTATGTACCTGCAGATGATTTGACTGATCCATCTCCGGCAACAACATTTGCTCACTTGGATGCAACAGTAGTATTAAGTCGAGATATTGCTTCTTTAGGTATTTATCCAGCCGTAGATCCTTTAGATTCTTCGTCAAGACAGTTGGATCCTGATGTTTTAGGCGATGAGCATTATCAAGTGGCTCGTCAGGTTCAGGCAACCTTACAGAAATATAAGGAGTTGCAAGATATTATTGCCATCTTAGGCATGGATGAACTATCTGATGAAGATCGTATGATTGTTATGCGTGCACGTAAAATTCAAAGATTCTTATCACAACCTTTCCATGTTGCTGAAGTATTTACGGGATCTCCAGGTAAGTATGTCTCTCTAAAAGATACTATTGCAGGGTTTAAAGGTATTTTAAATGGAGATTATGATTATTTGCCAGAGCAAGCTTTTTATATGGTTGGTTCTATTGAAGAGGCGATTGAAAAAGGAAAAACTTTAAACTAA
- a CDS encoding F0F1 ATP synthase subunit epsilon, translated as MSSTMQVEVVSNEEQIYSGEASFVVVPTRSGELGIYPKHAPIMSLLKPGLLRLVVPDQSEEVRISVSGGVLEVQPDNIKILSDIAVRSEALDEKRAEESKRIAEEKLKNASSDQEREKAEIALEMAIAELKALDYIKTHK; from the coding sequence ATGAGTAGTACCATGCAAGTTGAAGTGGTCAGCAATGAAGAACAGATTTATTCGGGAGAAGCTTCCTTTGTGGTGGTTCCTACTCGTTCGGGTGAACTTGGAATTTACCCTAAGCATGCTCCTATCATGAGTTTACTGAAACCCGGTTTACTGAGATTGGTAGTACCTGATCAAAGTGAAGAAGTAAGAATTAGTGTATCAGGGGGCGTGCTTGAAGTACAACCAGATAATATTAAAATTCTTTCCGATATAGCTGTTCGTTCTGAGGCGTTGGATGAAAAAAGAGCAGAAGAATCAAAACGTATTGCAGAGGAAAAGCTTAAAAATGCTAGTAGTGATCAAGAAAGAGAAAAAGCAGAGATTGCATTAGAGATGGCGATTGCTGAATTAAAAGCGTTGGATTATATAAAAACTCATAAATAG
- a CDS encoding amino acid permease, with product MNTNNNRNQLTHTIKTKHLVMLSLGGAIGTGLFLGSGTVINESGSLGAILAYIFGGCVTYFVMMCLGELSAYMPNTNAFGVYATKFIGPATGYVIAWTYWLSWALTLGIDFTAAAILMHEWFAHFPIWGWVLIFTALIFTFNIYSTKVFAESEFYLSLIKVITVIGFILLGLIVLFNILPMVPVKEYPNTYLNNFSGDNLFPHGWAGIFTTMLLVNFSFTGTELIAVAAGESEEPQKSVPKAIKATFWRLLIMFIGTITIIAFLFPRSQLGIDTDSISSSPFVLLLSQMNIPYVEDIIRFVIITALLSSANAGLYGSSRMLWSISNEYHLPKWINYLTKGGVPVYAVIITVLGALPGLLLKYFEISTVLNAIIDVSGITMVVVWMSICICQFNFRRKLLKEQKLISELPYLSPWYPFPAIIGFIFLFITAVSILLESDRIWSFIFCILFIVSCYIAYYWKEAPSSR from the coding sequence ATGAACACAAACAATAATAGAAATCAATTAACACATACCATCAAAACAAAACATCTAGTGATGTTATCTCTTGGAGGAGCTATTGGCACTGGGCTATTTCTGGGTTCTGGTACTGTTATCAATGAATCAGGCTCTTTGGGTGCAATTCTAGCCTACATTTTTGGCGGCTGTGTCACTTATTTTGTTATGATGTGCCTGGGTGAATTATCGGCTTATATGCCTAATACCAACGCCTTCGGTGTTTATGCCACTAAATTTATTGGCCCCGCAACCGGATATGTTATTGCTTGGACTTACTGGTTATCCTGGGCTCTAACTCTTGGAATTGATTTTACTGCTGCTGCTATTTTAATGCATGAATGGTTTGCTCATTTTCCTATATGGGGGTGGGTTTTAATTTTCACAGCTCTTATTTTTACCTTTAATATTTATTCGACTAAGGTATTTGCAGAATCTGAATTCTACTTATCATTGATAAAAGTAATAACTGTGATTGGTTTTATCTTACTGGGACTAATTGTTTTATTTAATATCCTCCCGATGGTGCCTGTCAAAGAATACCCAAACACCTATCTAAATAATTTCTCAGGAGATAATCTTTTTCCTCATGGCTGGGCAGGTATTTTTACAACAATGCTACTAGTTAACTTTTCTTTTACCGGAACTGAACTAATTGCGGTTGCAGCAGGAGAGTCAGAAGAGCCTCAAAAAAGTGTTCCGAAAGCAATAAAAGCAACTTTTTGGCGTTTACTAATTATGTTTATTGGAACTATAACCATTATTGCATTTTTATTTCCCAGATCTCAACTAGGCATAGATACAGACAGTATTAGTAGTAGTCCTTTTGTCTTACTTTTGAGTCAAATGAATATTCCCTATGTGGAAGATATTATCCGTTTTGTGATCATTACAGCACTTTTATCATCTGCAAACGCTGGTTTATATGGTTCTTCAAGAATGTTGTGGTCTATATCCAATGAATATCACTTACCCAAATGGATTAATTATTTGACTAAAGGGGGCGTACCTGTTTATGCTGTTATTATTACTGTTTTGGGTGCATTACCTGGACTCCTTTTAAAATATTTTGAAATTAGCACTGTTCTTAATGCAATTATCGATGTATCAGGTATTACTATGGTTGTAGTCTGGATGAGTATTTGTATATGTCAATTTAACTTTAGAAGAAAACTCTTAAAGGAACAGAAATTAATAAGTGAACTTCCTTACCTTTCTCCTTGGTATCCCTTTCCCGCAATCATAGGTTTTATTTTCCTTTTTATCACTGCTGTTAGTATTTTATTAGAGAGCGACAGGATATGGAGTTTTATTTTTTGTATTTTATTTATTGTAAGCTGTTATATAGCTTATTACTGGAAAGAAGCGCCTTCCTCTCGTTAA
- the topA gene encoding type I DNA topoisomerase: protein MTKNLLIVESPSKAKTLKKYLGNDFEILASYGHVRDLAPKSGAVDPENNFEMRYELASKNKKHLDAIIKAAIKSNNIYLATDPDREGEAISWHLQEILKQNEKLKHIQPQRVTFNEITKSAVTYAIENPRGLSQNLIDAQQTRRALDYLVGFNLSPLLWKKIHRGLSAGRVQSPALRLICEREDARTSFQSKEYWTIHLDSEKDSKSFTAKLFQYKGKKLEQFDIPSKNDNDEIIKNLANKPAIVSDIVKKQRKRKPVAPFSTSTLQQEGVRKLSMTTTKIMKTAQQLYEGIDVGQGAVGLITYMRTDSVSLSNEAITEIRNYIQQNMDAQYLPKSPNIYKTKTKNAQEAHEAIRPTSIERTPESVKPFLTSDQFKLYQMVWKRTLASQMSEAKFHTTTVDISIEDSILKTYGNIMIFNGFLSVYEESQDEPKDENKLLLPDLKINEEIFVNKLYGEQHFTQPPPRYTEASLVKALEEFGIGRPSTYASIISTLKNRDYVQVNQKQFIPTDRGEIVNKFLTQHFDHYVDYNFTAKMENDLDSIANGDKKWLPIMRAFWKNFSQQVEEKENISRKDVTTEDLDEVCPKCKKHKLQVKFGRRGRFIACSGYPDCDYTRNIDQTKEDKARELEIVEGRTCPECESQLIYKMGPYGRFIGCSNYPKCKYIEPLNKPRDTGIVCPVCNQGTLLEKKSRYGKSFFGCSHYPKCNYAVWNEPIKENCPKCNWPILTIKVSKRRGTEKVCPQKECGYSEPFEDENINKT, encoded by the coding sequence ATGACAAAAAATTTACTTATCGTTGAATCTCCCTCAAAGGCAAAAACCTTAAAAAAATATCTAGGTAATGATTTTGAAATCTTGGCTTCTTATGGTCATGTAAGAGATTTAGCACCAAAATCGGGAGCAGTTGATCCCGAAAATAACTTTGAAATGAGATATGAATTGGCATCTAAAAATAAAAAGCATTTGGATGCCATAATCAAGGCTGCAATAAAAAGCAATAATATCTATCTTGCAACCGACCCAGACCGTGAAGGAGAAGCCATTTCTTGGCACTTACAAGAAATACTCAAACAAAATGAAAAATTAAAACATATTCAACCTCAAAGAGTGACCTTTAATGAGATTACCAAATCGGCAGTAACATATGCTATCGAAAATCCTCGTGGACTGTCACAAAATCTAATCGATGCACAACAAACTAGAAGAGCTTTAGATTATTTAGTTGGATTCAACTTATCCCCCCTCTTATGGAAAAAAATTCATAGGGGTTTATCTGCAGGAAGAGTACAAAGCCCTGCTCTAAGGTTAATCTGTGAAAGAGAAGACGCAAGAACATCCTTTCAATCTAAAGAATATTGGACAATACACCTAGACAGCGAAAAAGACTCGAAATCTTTTACTGCTAAACTCTTTCAATACAAAGGAAAAAAACTAGAACAATTTGATATTCCTTCAAAAAATGACAATGATGAAATTATCAAAAATCTTGCTAATAAGCCTGCTATTGTGTCAGATATTGTCAAAAAACAGAGAAAACGCAAACCCGTAGCACCGTTCTCTACCTCCACCCTCCAACAAGAAGGCGTGAGAAAGCTATCCATGACCACCACAAAAATAATGAAAACTGCCCAACAGTTATATGAAGGTATAGATGTTGGTCAAGGTGCTGTTGGCCTAATCACTTATATGCGTACAGATTCTGTTTCTCTTTCTAATGAGGCGATCACTGAAATTAGAAATTATATTCAACAAAATATGGATGCTCAATATCTCCCTAAGTCGCCAAACATTTATAAAACTAAAACTAAAAATGCTCAAGAAGCTCATGAAGCAATTCGTCCTACTTCTATTGAACGAACACCTGAATCTGTGAAACCTTTTTTGACCAGCGATCAATTTAAACTGTATCAAATGGTTTGGAAGCGAACTCTTGCAAGTCAAATGTCTGAAGCTAAATTTCATACGACTACTGTGGATATCTCTATTGAAGATTCTATCCTTAAAACATATGGCAATATAATGATTTTTAATGGATTTCTATCAGTATATGAAGAAAGCCAAGATGAGCCAAAAGATGAGAATAAATTACTTCTTCCTGATTTGAAAATTAACGAGGAAATATTTGTTAATAAACTTTACGGGGAACAACATTTCACTCAACCACCACCAAGATACACAGAAGCTTCTTTGGTGAAGGCACTAGAAGAATTTGGTATTGGACGACCTTCCACATACGCCAGTATCATATCCACCCTAAAGAATAGGGACTATGTCCAAGTCAACCAAAAACAATTCATTCCTACTGACAGAGGAGAAATAGTTAATAAATTTCTCACACAGCACTTTGATCATTACGTAGACTACAATTTTACGGCAAAGATGGAGAATGACTTAGACAGCATTGCAAATGGTGATAAAAAATGGTTGCCTATCATGAGGGCTTTCTGGAAGAATTTTAGTCAACAAGTAGAAGAAAAAGAAAATATTTCTCGTAAAGACGTAACAACAGAAGATCTAGATGAAGTTTGTCCTAAATGTAAAAAACATAAATTACAGGTAAAATTTGGCCGTAGAGGTAGATTTATTGCTTGCTCTGGATATCCCGATTGTGACTATACTCGTAACATTGATCAAACAAAAGAGGATAAAGCACGAGAGCTTGAAATTGTAGAAGGTAGGACATGTCCTGAGTGTGAAAGTCAATTAATTTATAAAATGGGACCTTATGGCCGTTTTATTGGTTGCTCTAATTACCCTAAATGTAAGTATATAGAACCTCTTAACAAACCAAGAGATACAGGTATTGTATGCCCAGTATGCAACCAGGGTACATTATTAGAGAAGAAAAGTCGCTACGGTAAATCTTTCTTTGGTTGTAGCCATTATCCAAAATGTAATTATGCTGTTTGGAATGAACCAATCAAAGAAAATTGTCCAAAATGCAACTGGCCAATATTAACCATCAAAGTCTCAAAAAGAAGAGGTACTGAAAAAGTATGTCCTCAAAAGGAGTGTGGCTATAGTGAACCTTTTGAAGACGAAAACATAAATAAAACATAA
- a CDS encoding DUF494 family protein → MFDVLVFLFEQCQSLGHLPSRYYITEKLGEAGFEYADIVDALICFDELCNFKTPHKELGFPQLESRMRFFSPEEIKSLPLEVRGYIHFLYREKVIEFSEIEILIHAIMKVDSNKIDIETVKVITLIAAWMNQSEMPVLIGDDLLSTLYVKNLAH, encoded by the coding sequence ATGTTTGATGTTCTTGTGTTTTTATTCGAACAGTGTCAAAGTCTTGGTCACTTACCTTCTAGGTATTACATTACAGAAAAGCTTGGTGAGGCTGGGTTTGAGTATGCTGATATTGTTGATGCTCTCATTTGTTTTGATGAATTATGTAATTTTAAAACCCCACATAAAGAGTTGGGCTTTCCTCAATTAGAATCAAGAATGCGATTTTTCTCTCCAGAGGAAATAAAGTCGCTGCCCTTAGAGGTTAGAGGTTACATACACTTTCTATATCGTGAAAAGGTAATTGAATTTAGTGAAATAGAAATACTAATCCATGCCATTATGAAAGTGGATTCTAATAAGATCGACATAGAAACAGTAAAAGTCATCACTCTAATAGCCGCCTGGATGAACCAATCTGAAATGCCTGTTCTAATTGGAGATGATTTACTCAGTACATTGTATGTCAAAAACCTCGCACATTAA